TTTCATCGATTCGCTGCAATATTTTCGCAATCGGAGGCGTTTTGCAACGTCCTTTCAGGATGCGTCCGATAACTtgcaaattttcagaaatatatAGAGTTTCCCCACCGCTGAACAACGATCTTTAGTTTCGCACCTTCTGGAATCAACCCTTAAATCTGTTCTTGATTAGACGTTCCCAGTTGGATAATCAACACTCAATTGACCTTGTGGCAAGCTTTGTTCTTGAACAGTGTGCCACCGATGACAAGGCGATGAAAATTGCAGGAATCTGCAGAAGGAAGGTAGTTTTCTCCAAATCCATAGCTAGTTGGTCAAGGTCTATAACTAGAtgtggaagcaaacagatgttatcactGTGGTCGAGGTGTTTGGGGAAGAATGTCATGGCCACCCACCGGGACTCGAACCGGAGTACCGAGGTCGAGAGGCTGGCGCTGGAGAATCACAATTACCACACCCGTCAACGATAATGGGCAGAAAATTCAACCCCGGCGGACTCCACTTTAGACTTCAAAATCAATCTGACATTTTACCACGACACAGCATGAGACATTTTATGccgtcatatgtcactctgataaccGCTATTATTTTCTTCGGAATGCACGTTCCTGATCCGCTCCCTCTTCACGCTgctgaaagctttctcaaaatcgatgaaccgCGATTGGAGCTTTAATCTAAACACCGCACACTGTTCCACAATGATCTGCAGGGCGTTAATGTGATTAATACGAGAGTATATAGAACAAAAACCAAAACCAGATTTTCCTGACATTCCTTAATGCGCTTCAGAATAATTTTAGCTAATACTACAAACAATGAACTATATAGGATAGTCGGTTAAATATTGTAAACTGGGCATTAAAATATAAGAATTAATTCTGTATATTCAGAGTGGAAGTAAAAATAGTTCCACATCCATATTTATTTTTCGCATAAGCAGCCCCTTTACAGGCATGTTTCGACATTACATCTCGGAATCGCTCTCGGTTTCATCGGTGTCTAAAGTTGAATCTTAAATAAAAGAATACAATTACTTCTACTTTTATATTACTACTGCTTCTCTCGTACCTTCTTCTTCATCGCAATTATAAAACCAGCGACTTTCGGTTTTCCATGCATATAAGCAGAGCGATTTGACGTTTAAATCCCGTGCGTCAGCTTTCAATAGTGGATCTGCTACGTCAGGGATCACAACCTCAAGCTCACCAcctaataaattatattttgttcAACATTGAAATTTAGGGACCTTTTTCAAATATTACTGAATCTCTGTCGAACAATTATGGGAGTAGCCCAGATGGCGGATACGGTGTTCTTCAAATGACTGTCCAAGCCTACGGTAGCACCGGTTGAATTCCTAATCCAAGAGTATTCGTTGTTATATCCACCAAtaacttgaaaataaaatacaagtttttttcagcttttgtttTGAATAAATGACTAGGTTTGGCTTAGTTCACACAGCCACAGCTCTCAcatgttgaaaattcaactctcTCAAACAACATCGTGAAAAGCATTTTGCCTATAATTTGGGTATTTACCAGTAATATATTGGGTACTTAGATTATTCGTATTTATATCGTTTGAAAGCACAATATTGGCGTCGTTCCTAGCCATCACATAGAACTTAAGATACAATTTGTATTCACTTGATACGTAATTTTTGAAGATATTGATAGGGAAAAAGTGTTGACATACTGGTGTCGCAGTACTGTCATACTCTTTGCACGTCACTAACTTCGTAAGGGGAACTACTTTCCCGGAAAGAGAATTATTGATTGTGCCTAGAATTGTTAGCACGAAAATCGCTAAAACAATACTTCGCGGACAAAACATATTCGATTCTAAACGTCTTTAGTTTCTAGTGTGGACTGGCTTGATTCTGAAAAGCATGACTTTCCAAGCAAAGGTACTTATACAAACTTATACACTGACCTTTCATTATATAGTCTTATTCGGATTTCGCGATTATTTTACCGTTGAATAGGGCTTTGTACGATCAGATACTCGAATGCTCTTAGCACTTTAGCGATTCAAAGTGAATTAATCATTATAACTAAGAAAATTATTATAACTAAAAAGTCGTACCATGAAAGCCTCCCTCCCTTCGTCTATAAAAGGGCCGAAAAC
The window above is part of the Hermetia illucens chromosome 3, iHerIll2.2.curated.20191125, whole genome shotgun sequence genome. Proteins encoded here:
- the LOC119651466 gene encoding uncharacterized protein LOC119651466 — its product is MFCPRSIVLAIFVLTILGTINNSLSGKVVPLTKLVTCKEYDSTATPVCQHFFPINIFKNYVSSEYKLYLKFYVMARNDANIVLSNDINTNNLSTQYITVIGGYNNEYSWIRNSTGATVGLDSHLKNTVSAIWATPIIVRQRFSGELEVVIPDVADPLLKADARDLNVKSLCLYAWKTESRWFYNCDEEEDSTLDTDETESDSEM